Proteins from one Larimichthys crocea isolate SSNF chromosome XX, L_crocea_2.0, whole genome shotgun sequence genomic window:
- the asb13a.2 gene encoding ankyrin repeat and SOCS box protein 13 isoform X1 translates to MDIDNERPYFFGDIGCWSERTEVHKAASLGQASELQHLIQSGASVNMVAVDSITPLHEACLRGQAQCVRLLLDAGAQVDARNVDGSTPLCDACSSGSLECVSLLLEHGAKANPALTSRTASPLHEACMGGNADCVKLLIAMDACLEAYDLYYGTPLHVACANEHTSCVKVLLNAGAKVNAARLHETPLHHAAKNMRVEMIEILVEFGANIYARDQHNRKPVDYTTPGSPSAVCLQFYETTPMSLQQLSRLAVRKKLGTRALKVMDQLHIPKLLISYLCYQ, encoded by the exons atgGACATTGATAATGAACGGCCATATTTCTTTGGAGACATCG gctgctggtcagagaggacagaggtgCACAAGGCAGCGTCCCTCGGCCAGGCCTCCGAGCTGCAGCACCTCATTCAGAGCGGAGCTTCGGTCAATATGGTGGCGGTGGATTCCATCACACCTCTTCATGAGGCCTGCCTCCGTGGACAGGCCCAGTGTGTTCGGCTGCTGCTGGACGCCGGAGCTCAG GTGGATGCGAGGAACGTAGACGGGAGCACCCCGCTGTGTGATGCTTGTTCGTCTGGTAGTTTGGAGTGTGTGAGCCTCTTGCTGGAGCACGGCGCCAAGGCCAACCCTGCCCTTACCTCACGCACGGCCTCGCCCCTCCATGAGGCCTGCATGGGAG GAAACGCAGACTGTGTGAAGCTCCTAATTGCCATGGATGCTTGTCTGGAGGCGTACGACCTTTACTACGGGACCCCGCTGCATGTGGCCTGTGCTAACGAGCACACGAGCTGTGTGAAAGTGCTGCTCAATGCAG GTGCTAAAGTGAATGCTGCCAGGCTCCATGAGACTCCGCTTCACCACGCTGCTAAAAACATGCGAGTTGAAATGATAGAGATCCTGGTGGAGTTTGGTGCCAACATCTACGCCAGAGACCAGCACAACAGGAAACCTGTTGATTACACCACGCCGGGCTCTCCCTCTGCAGTCTGCTTACAGTTTTATGAGA cCACTCCCATgagtctgcagcagctcagcaggTTGGCGGTGAGGAAGAAGCTGGGCACCAGAGCTCTGAAGGTCATGGATCAGCTGCACATACCGAAACTCCTCATCAGCTACCTCTGCTATCAGTGA
- the asb13a.2 gene encoding ankyrin repeat and SOCS box protein 13 isoform X2, whose protein sequence is MVAVDSITPLHEACLRGQAQCVRLLLDAGAQVDARNVDGSTPLCDACSSGSLECVSLLLEHGAKANPALTSRTASPLHEACMGGNADCVKLLIAMDACLEAYDLYYGTPLHVACANEHTSCVKVLLNAGAKVNAARLHETPLHHAAKNMRVEMIEILVEFGANIYARDQHNRKPVDYTTPGSPSAVCLQFYETTPMSLQQLSRLAVRKKLGTRALKVMDQLHIPKLLISYLCYQ, encoded by the exons ATGGTGGCGGTGGATTCCATCACACCTCTTCATGAGGCCTGCCTCCGTGGACAGGCCCAGTGTGTTCGGCTGCTGCTGGACGCCGGAGCTCAG GTGGATGCGAGGAACGTAGACGGGAGCACCCCGCTGTGTGATGCTTGTTCGTCTGGTAGTTTGGAGTGTGTGAGCCTCTTGCTGGAGCACGGCGCCAAGGCCAACCCTGCCCTTACCTCACGCACGGCCTCGCCCCTCCATGAGGCCTGCATGGGAG GAAACGCAGACTGTGTGAAGCTCCTAATTGCCATGGATGCTTGTCTGGAGGCGTACGACCTTTACTACGGGACCCCGCTGCATGTGGCCTGTGCTAACGAGCACACGAGCTGTGTGAAAGTGCTGCTCAATGCAG GTGCTAAAGTGAATGCTGCCAGGCTCCATGAGACTCCGCTTCACCACGCTGCTAAAAACATGCGAGTTGAAATGATAGAGATCCTGGTGGAGTTTGGTGCCAACATCTACGCCAGAGACCAGCACAACAGGAAACCTGTTGATTACACCACGCCGGGCTCTCCCTCTGCAGTCTGCTTACAGTTTTATGAGA cCACTCCCATgagtctgcagcagctcagcaggTTGGCGGTGAGGAAGAAGCTGGGCACCAGAGCTCTGAAGGTCATGGATCAGCTGCACATACCGAAACTCCTCATCAGCTACCTCTGCTATCAGTGA
- the asb13a.1 gene encoding ankyrin repeat and SOCS box protein 13a.1, which yields MEVTAARRSFLCDIGFWADRTALHEAASHGRALQLKQLIESGVSVNMVTVDNITPLHEACIQAHPNCARLLLEAGAQVDVRTIHGSTPLCNACASGSLECAKMLLDYGAKVNPSLTALTASPLHEACIQGNVEVVKLMISSGAQLEAFDVHFGPPLHIACAKGHMGCVKEMLKAGANVNSVKFHETALHHAARVDMMDMIELLVEFGASVYASDNLGRKPIDYTTPASPTHTCLMFYESNPLSLQQLCRITVRKMLGSRASEVIGQLDISQRIHSYLQYCDHPTSLE from the exons ATGGAGGTGACAGCTGCACGCCGGTCGTTTCTCTGTGATATCG GTTTCTGGGCAGATCGGACTGCCCTGCATGAAGCAGCGTCCCACGGCAGGGCCCTGCAGCTCAAACAGCTGATAGAAAGTGGAGTATCGGTCAACATGGTGACGGTGGACAACATCACTCCACTCCATGAAGCCTGCATTCAGGCTCACCCTAACTGCGCCCGCCTGCTGCTGGAGGCTGGAGCCCAG GTGGATGTACGGACCATCCATGGTAGCACTCCTCTGTGTAACGCCTGTGCTTCTGGCAGCCTGGAGTGCGCCAAGATGCTTTTGGACTACGGAGCCAAGGTGAACCCGTCCCTTACAGCTCTCACTGCCTCGCCGCTCCATGAGGCCTGCATACAAG GTAACGTTGAAGTAGTAAAGCTGATGATATCCAGTGGTGCCCAGCTGGAGGCGTTTGACGTCCACTTTGGTCCACCCCTTCACATCGCATGTGCTAAAGGACACATGGGCTGTGTCAAGGAGATGCTTAAGGCAG GTGCCAATGTGAATTCAGTTAAGTTCCACGAGACAGCATTGCACCATGCGGCACGAGTGGACATGATGGACATGATCGAGCTGCTGGTGGAGTTTGGAGCGAGCGTGTATGCCAGCGACAACCTGGGAAGAAAACCCATAGACTACACAACACCTGCGTCTCCCACTCACACCTGCCTCATGTTTTATGAAA GTAATCCTCTGAGCCTGCAGCAGCTTTGTAGAATCACTGTAAGGAAGATGCTTGGTTCCAGAGCCTCAGAGGTCATAGGTCAGCTGGACATATCCCAACGCATCCACAGCTACCTCCAGTACTGTGATCATCCCACATCACTGGAGTGA